In Microbulbifer pacificus, the genomic stretch AACTACGGTGACAACAATAGCGATGGCGCGCTGGAGCTAAGCGGCGGCGATATTTACACGGGTGTCAGCGGCGACTATTTGCTGACGGTGAACGACGCCAACCTCAGCTACACTCTGGAGGCGGTTGCCTGCACGGGAAACTGTGGCGGCAGCGGGGGGAACGCCGAGACACTGGGTGCCCTCTACTCACCGGCGGAAACCACCTTCTCCCTGTGGTCTCCGGATCACAGTAATGTGCAACTGGTGCTGGACGGCCAGAGCCACACCATGAGCAAAGTCCCCGATGGTAATGGTCTCTCCGACGTTTACTCGGTGACCGTCAGCGGCGACTGGAAATTGAAACCCTACTATTTCGTGGTCAATGGCATCGCCGTGCGCGACCCCTACGGCAAAATGGTGGAGCCCAATACCAACAACAATATCGTGCTGGATCTCAGCAATACCGATCTGCCCGGCGGCTGGTCGCCGCGCCCGCAATTCACCGCACGCGAAGACGCGGTGATTTACGAGGTGCACGTGCGCGACTTCACCATCGCGCCAGAGTCCGGCGTCAGCAGCAACAAGCGCGGTAAATTCCTCGGCATGGTGGAAAGCGGCACCCAGTTTAACGGCGTTGCCACCGGCATCGACCACCTCAAGGAGCTGGGTGTTACCCACGTGCAGTTGATGCCCGCATACGATTTCGGTTCCTGCGCGAACCTGGCCGATACCAGCTGCTACAACTGGGGCTACGACCCGCGTAATTACAGCATCCCGGAAGAGCGCTATTCGCAAACGCCGTACGATTACGAAAACCGCGTCCGCGAATTCAAACAGATGGTGGACGAATTTCACAAGGCCGGCATTCGCGTGATTATGGATGTGGTGTACAACCACACCTACGCCAAGGAAATGTTCGAGCCCATTTCCGCCAGCTACTACACGCCCACCGACCTGTCGGGCACCGGTAACAGCATCGATGCCAATGTGCCCATGGTGAGCCGCATGATTCGCGATTCGCTGGAATACTGGGTGGATGAATACAACATCGACGGTTTCCGTTTCGACCTGATCGGTATTTTCGATTACGACGAGGTGGGCGAATGGGGCAGCTACCTGAACAGCAAATTCCCGGATAGAAACCTGCTGATTTACGGTGAGCCCTGGAATGGCTACGCCTCGGACCCGCGGGAACTGGAGCGGGTGCGGCTCGGCACCATCGGCCGTATTCACCAGTCTCACGTGGGCGTGTTCAACCCGAAATTCCGCGAGGCCATCAAGGGCCAGAACGACAACGGCGGCTGCAATTCCGGCGACTGCTTTGCCTTTAACAACAACCCGGATACCTGGCGTATCGAAGTGGGCAGCCGCGGCGCAATCCGGTACAGCAACAACCCCAACACTGCGATCGATTCCTGGGACCCGATGTTCGCCATGGACCCGGAACAGAGCATCAATTATGTCTCCGCCCACGACAACCTGACCCTGCGGGACAAGATCCTGCAGTGGGCGGATTTGAATGGCGTAAGCAGGAGCAGCGGCTACCTGCGCCGCATCCAGATGTTTGCCAATGGTATCGTCCTCACGAGCCAGGGTATTCCATTCCTGCACGGCGGTGTTGAATTGATGCGGGACAAAAAGGAAGACCACAACAGTTACAATTCACCGGATGCGGTCAACCAATACAACTGGCAGTGGAAAGTCGACAACGCCGATGTCTACGCCTACTACCGGGATGTTATCGCCCTGCGCCGCGCCCATCCGGCGTTCCGCATGACCAGCTGGGATGACATCGACCGGCATGTCATCAGCAACCGGCCGCGCTACGGTGTGGTGGTCAATCACATGGATGGCGCTGCGGTGGGGGACAGCTGGAGTGAAATTATCGTGATCTATAACAGCGCCGATAATTACACTTACAACCTGCCGGCGGGAGAGTGGAAGGTGGCGATGGAGAAGTCCGACCCCACTGCCGGCAATGGCCGTATCGTGAGCGATTCCGTAGTGGCCGAGGGTACGGCAGTTACGGTGCTGTACCGCGACTGAGGCGTTGCGCTGTGAACCTGTGGGCGGTATCCCGGTAGAGATACCGCCCTTGTTGTACCTGCCTCACAAATCCCGCAGAGGACTTTCGGACCAGGGCGAAGTAAAAAGGCGCTCCACATCGCCTCTGGAAACCGTCTCCAGGGAGGCGGGCTGCCACCGGGGATTCCGGTCTTTATCAATCAACAGTGCGCGAACCCCTTCCTTTACCTGGCCGCTGCTACACATATTCACCGCCAACGCCAACTCCATCCGCAACACATCGGCCAGCGACATATGCCGCGCGCGACGCAATTGCTCCCATACGATCCACGCCGTCAGCGGACAACCGGCCTTGAGGGTTTTCGCCGCGCGCAGCAGCCATTCATCATTCCCCTGGAAGTTCACGATGTTACGGTACACTTCGGGCAGCGTTGGGGCGTCGGTGAGATTCTGAATTGCGTCGTAGTGGGCGCGCACGTTGGATGGTGGGCGGGCGGGCTCCTCCATTTCCAGCGACTGCACAACGCGACTGACGAGGGTGCGATTGTGTTCCACATCGCTGCCAAACGGCTGTGCCGCGAGCGTCGCGCTCAACGTTTCTTTGCTCTCGCTCGGCAACAGTCTGTCCGCCATGCCGCAGTAGAGGGCATCTGCACCATTGAACTGGGCGCCGGTAAGACCGAGAAACAGGCCTGTGCGACCGGGCATGCGATTCAGAAACCAGCTGCCGCCGACATCGGGAAAAAGGCCGATGGTGATTTCGGGCATGGCCATGCGGGTGGTTTCGGTGACGATGCGGTGGCTGGCGCCGCTCATGATACCTATGCCGCCGCCCATGACGATGCCGCTGCCCCAGACGACAATGGGTTTGGGGTAGGTGTGGATACGGTAGTCGAGGCGGTATTCGCGACTGAAGAATTCCTCTACAAACCGGCTGGCACGCGGCTCCTCATAGCTGCCGGATTCCCGGTGAAGTGCCACTACATCGCCGCCGGCGCACAGGGCTTTGTCCCCTGCCCCGTCGATCCAGATACAGGCGATGGTGTCGTCTTTCTCCCACTCGTCCAGCTGTGCGGTCATCCGGTCGATCATGTCGAGATTGAGGGCATTGAGGGCTTTGGGCAGATTGAGCGTCAATTTGCCGAGAGCGCCCTGGCGTTCAGCGATGACGGGTGCTTCCTGGGTCATACTGGTTCCCGGTTGTCTGGTTTGGGGCAAAGTTAAACACAGATGGGTTGGTGGTGGCATTACCTCCTTCTTCCCTTCAAGTTCAGTGGTCCGTTTTTAAGCTGGCCCGGTGGTGACGAAGCACTGGGGATGGGTTGAGGGGGGCGCCTAGCTCGTGCCTCGCAAGGGGTTTACCGGTAGCAGTGCCGCCACCAAACAATCCAAGAACTTCCGCAGGACCCACGAGCAGAAACACCCCAAAAACCCAGGTTGAAGTTTCTCGCCAACCTGATAACTTGCGCCCAAATTCTGACCGACTGGAATCGAGCTCTAATGGCTGAATATGGGAATCTACCCTATTAAAACTACGTTAAGTATTGAGAAAGCATTGAAATTTCAGTTAAAAATAGGGGTTTTTGTCCCACATATAACTAGTAAAAGCGTAAAAATTGGGAACTCTTAGTATATTTAGTTAACTTTTAGTTATGTTGTATGCCAAAAGTTAACTTTTTAGGAGCTGGAATCCAGCCGTGCCAACAACCAGGTGTTCTAGGGTTTGCAGCCTGATCATGAGGGCGTTTGGTAGGGACATTTCTATATAATAGAACCCTGGTGTCCCCGTCTGAAGATGCCCCCTTGAGCTGGACTGATCGAGTATTGAGGTTTCATGGGGCTGTAATCCCCCCATTTTTAACCGCTCGTATTAGCAGAGAATTAGCCCACCTGTAGCAGTTGGGCTGGAGGTACTCCGCCGATAGCGGGATTCGGCCGCTCATTATTGTATTGCCACAGCCACTGAGTAGCTAATAGCTGGGCATGGGCAACGCTGGTGAATTCGTGCAGATCAAGCCATTCGTGTCTGGCCGTCCGATTGAATCGTTCAATGTAAGCGTTCTGAGTTGGCTTCCCGGGCTGGATATATATCAGCGTTATTCGCTTTTCGTTCGCCCACTCCACCAGTGCCTGAGAGATGTACTCTGGTCCATTATCGCAGCGAAGGGCGGCGGGCTTACCACGCCATTCAACGATCTGATCCAGTGCCCGTATCACCCGTGCCGAGGGCAGCGACAAGTCGACTTCGATGCCCAGCCCCTCGCGGTTATAGTCATCGATGACATTGAACGTACGAAGCGATTTTCCGCTGACGAGCTGATCGCTCATAAAGTCCATTGACCAGACCCGGTTCGGAGCCGTCGGTACATCCAGTTCGCCGGGGTAATCTCGCTTGATCCGCCGTCTTGGCTGGATGCGAAGGTTTAGCTCCAGTTCACGATAGAGGGGTATACGCGTTTGTGATTCCAGCCATAGCCTTTTACGTTACGTAGATACATAGAGCACAGCCCGAATCTCTACCGCTTGTGGGTCTGCGTCAGCTTAAGCAGCCAGTCAGCGATGACGCTGTTCTCGCTTATGCCGTAAACCTCGCAGGCCAGCCGTTTCCGACCAACCGAGGCATACTCGTGTCGCCAGTGCTACCTTGGCCGCGGACCAATCGCGAGCCAAGGCTCCCGGTAAAGATTCAACGCCACTGCTTCACAGTCTGGTCTCTTCCGATGTGGCCGCTTTCCTTTTAGTTGCTGGAGCCTCATCCTGAATGTCCTGCGAGGCTCGAAGCTCAACCTCAAAATCCTCGGGCCGCGGTGCCTGAGCAAACGGATCGGAAGCCACCCGTGTTCGACGCAATTCGAGCATCGCTTCAAATCCGCGCGCAACCGCCTGATCCAACACGGCCTTTGTCTCAGGATCATCCCTGAAGCCATTGATATACGCACTGTAGTCTGACTTGAATTTCGAAATGTCCGGCTCGACCGTCTGATGCCCCGTAAGGACACCGTGATTCAACGTCCCCTCTGTCTGGTTCAGCGTCCACAGCATTTCGTGCAACGAGTGTCCACCATCGTATGTCAGGAACATAGCAGCGCCCAGCATCGCATGATTTAAATCGATACCTGCTCCATTTTTATTCGCCTCATTCACATAGTGGATGATCAAGTTTGTCGACCCTGAAACACCGCTTCCGAAGGGGATGCCGTTTTCAAGTTCCAGCATCGCTTCAGCAGTCGGCTTGTCTGCTTCATTCCTACCAGACAGCTCCGTTAAGCGCTCACTGTCCGGGTAAATCGGTTCATTCCACAATGTAGGTCGCGTTGCTAGGCTCCCGTCTACAGGACCACTGGCCGCCTCTGGTTGATGCCCCAGCGTGAGGCCAGCTGTCCGACTCAAGGGTATTATCTTTGCCCGGGTATCCGGCTTTGCCGCACCTATGTTCGGCTTATGCCGGCCAACGGCAGACTGGAGCACATTCTTGTAGTTGAGATCCGCCTCCTGCACACCAGGCAATTTAATGCCGCCTTTGCGGAAACCGGCGGCCATTTTCACCGCTAGGAAAGGTCGTGCGATCACATCCGCGCCATTCTGTACCGGCCTGTTCAACATTGCCTGCAATAGCTCCTTACCTTGCTCAACGGCCTGCCTTTGCTTATCTGTGTACCCAGCCGGATCTACGTGATTGCCGGGAAATTTTAGTGACATGAACTCCTTGTATTCAGAGTTATTCTTCTCGAATTCGGCATCCCAGAAACGTTGGGCGTCCTTTTCCAGCAGCTCCTGCACAGAGTCCAGCGCCCCCCCCAAATTTTCATTGCTTTCATTATCCGCAATGGACTTCGACAAGGCGGCGCCAAGCTGATCCATGGACTTCTTAACGCCTTCCGGTGGGTTGCGCACTAGATGGTCGACCATCGCCGTCTCGAAAGTACGACCATAGATATTGTCATACAAGCGCGTCGCCGGTGGCTGCTTGTTCGGACCATAGCCGGCAAGTTCGCTGTCCAGGCGCTCGGCCAACCCCTTCAGCTTCTGACTTTGTGCATCATCGACGTTATCCAGTGACGCCACGGCATCCTTCAACATCGACTGCACATCACTGGCCTTCAGATCATGTCGCAGCCACTGGCGTTCGGCACTGTCCAGCAAGCTCTCCAAAGAAGTACGGGTGGGATCGGGCGGCAGCTCAGCGATGGTCTGCTGCAACCCAGCCATCCAATTCGTGGAAACTTCGGTCGGCACCCGGTCCATATCGCGCGGTGCGGGACTCACTGGTCTCTGGGCTTCAGCGACTAGCTTTGAAAGAGTGGCAGCGACCGCTGCCAACTCCTGCCCAGCAACCTTCTGCTGGAACTCTTTCGTCACCAAACCGTCAATCCGTGACTTCAGCGCGTTAAACGTAGTATCACCGGAAAGTGCATTCTCGTATCTGTCGAAAGTCTTGCTCCACACCTGTTCCCAGGCTTTCGCCGTTTTGGGCAACCCTGCCACTGCCTGGAGCTTAATTTCGTCACTAAGTGATTTCCAGTTTTCTTGCAGACTAGCTCTGGCTTCGGCTGTAGGCGCGTTAGCGATGGCAGAAAATGGAGGAGCTTGGGATATTGCACTGGCAATTGCTGTTCTTTCATTTTGTATAGCGAGCTTCTCTAATTTCCCATTCCGAACCTCATCCAAACGCTGCTTCAGCGCCGCAAACTCTGCAGCCGACACGCTTGACTTATTTCGGTCCAATTCATTCTTCACCCACTTGGTCAGTTGTTTAGTATTGTTGCCCGATACGGATGGAGACAATTTATTTTTAGGCAGGGGCCGCAACACCAAACTCACTGTGCTGTCCTCTTCGGGATCAATCTGCACTGTGTTTTCCAGAGAAGTGCCGGCCAAGTTTTCCACAGCCTGTACTGCATTGGCATCGTTAGCTACCTGGACAACTGGCCCATTACCACTCCCGCTTTCAACATCGCTCCCCACGCCGCGTACGGACTCACCTTCCTGACGGCTCCCTCCGGGTACCGGGACAATCCGTGTCCCCTCCTGATCGACTTCTCGCACAGGCGCACCATTCTCACTGTCTAACGCCACATCCACCGAGGTGGAGGGCAATATTGATTCCCTATGACCCGAATCCAGTGGAATGGACGAGTCGCCAGTTTCTTGCCCCGATGCTGTAACCTCCATGTCGTTCGCGGGGGAAAAGTTATCGGATACTCCATACTGTTCTGCCGCCCGCGCACCGTCATCGATGACATCTCCACCATCCGACAGGCCAACAGTGATGGTTTCCGGTTGAACCAAACTCTCGCTGTTACCAGCCATGAACTCCTCGGGCGCTCGCCTCGATGGCGCCGCCTGCTCAGGCTCCCCCCCGGACACCGCCGATGGGGTCACCTCTCCAGGCGAGGGAAGCGTTTGCGTCGGTGCTGGAGGCACATACGCCAAGCTATCACCACCCCGCTGGCTATCTGATACAACGCTGGTTCGCCGCTCCGGCCGATCAATGCTACTGCGCCTCTGGACATTTGCGGTGGGCTGCCCGGATTCTCCTCTACCGAGCTTGCTCTTTACTGTGTTCTTGAGGTCCCTGGCACCGTCTACATCAACGCTCGCCTCGAAACGGGTGCCTGCGATCTTGCGGTCCTCCTGGACTATCACCAACTGATCCTTGTCCTGATTGTATTCACCTACCGTATTGCCCGCGTTGACGCTGCCTACCGCGATGGTGGCATTCTGTTCGGCCTTGTATTTGATCTGATCTACCCGCTCCGCCTGAATGTTGGCTGTGGGCAGACCTGTCTTGCTCACACCGCCGCCGCCGCCGTAGAAGCCACCATCCTTGTCGTGGTAATCCTGCAGCTTCTCGGTGGTCAGCGTGCCATCTACCTCGACACTGCCCGCCCCCGTTTCCGATACGATATGTGCGCCTTTCAAGGTGGCGTCACCGCCTACCTTCAGGTTGAGCAATTCGGAGGCCTTGATACCAGATTGTTTCGCGGTCTTGGCGTAGTTATCCCAGCTCTGGCCGCCGCCGCCATCCGCGCTAATGGTCGGGGCGACGATGGAGGCGGTGGTCACTGCGGCGCCAACGGTGACACCCCAGTTGCCTTTTGTGGTCGTCGAGCGTTGGGTGTCCTGCACACTTTCAACGAGAGTATTGCCGGCGATGTCCACGTCCACAGTCCTGCCCTCGATATTGCCACCTTTGATATCGAGGTCACCCTTGCCCTTTACCACGACGTTGCCGCCAGTAATCGAGCTGTTGGTGTATTTGGTTTCCGTGGTTTCGGTTTTTTCTAGCGATCCGTTGTAGCCTGTGGACAAACCGACACCGGCACCGGTGGGTGCAACGCTTGCGCTCAGAGTCGCCTGGGCCTGGTGGGATTCGCTGGCTTCCGTGGTTACGGTGCTTTCCTTGGCAGCGTTGATCGCTATATCTCCGGCGACGTCCAGAACAACTTCTTTGTCACCCCGTATTTCCACTCCGTTCAGAGTGACGTCACCACTGGTGCCACCATCCTGCCGAGTGCGGAGACTCACGCTGCCGCTGGAGGTGATCGAACTGATGTTTTCCTTGCGGGTACTCACGCCACTGCTGGTCTTGGTGTGTTCACCGCCAACACCCACGGTGGCACTGCCGAGGTCGTTGAACGCCAGGTTGGCGGCATCGGCCGCGGCGCTCAGGGCAGTCAGACCAGCGTCAACTTCCATACCCTCGTGCTTCGCCTTGTAAGCAGTGTCAGCATGTTTGTCCACTACGGTAAGCACTGAGCTGGCACCATCCACAGTCGCACCGATAAAGGTGCTTTCCTCCTTGAATTTATGCGTGATGATAT encodes the following:
- the pulA gene encoding type I pullulanase — encoded protein: MKTKLIFTALLLSSAHASADWYFRGTPNSWSPEAMTFVSGTQYKTCQQFSGGDAGGGPRFKIDRYANWQEAYPASDYTVGANKSYEILFYSDSKTMQVTEVANCDGGSSGGPASNFPGLSFRGTPNGWGTSAMTLTADNTWQLQVSFDGQANQRFKLDVYGDWSQNYGDNNSDGALELSGGDIYTGVSGDYLLTVNDANLSYTLEAVACTGNCGGSGGNAETLGALYSPAETTFSLWSPDHSNVQLVLDGQSHTMSKVPDGNGLSDVYSVTVSGDWKLKPYYFVVNGIAVRDPYGKMVEPNTNNNIVLDLSNTDLPGGWSPRPQFTAREDAVIYEVHVRDFTIAPESGVSSNKRGKFLGMVESGTQFNGVATGIDHLKELGVTHVQLMPAYDFGSCANLADTSCYNWGYDPRNYSIPEERYSQTPYDYENRVREFKQMVDEFHKAGIRVIMDVVYNHTYAKEMFEPISASYYTPTDLSGTGNSIDANVPMVSRMIRDSLEYWVDEYNIDGFRFDLIGIFDYDEVGEWGSYLNSKFPDRNLLIYGEPWNGYASDPRELERVRLGTIGRIHQSHVGVFNPKFREAIKGQNDNGGCNSGDCFAFNNNPDTWRIEVGSRGAIRYSNNPNTAIDSWDPMFAMDPEQSINYVSAHDNLTLRDKILQWADLNGVSRSSGYLRRIQMFANGIVLTSQGIPFLHGGVELMRDKKEDHNSYNSPDAVNQYNWQWKVDNADVYAYYRDVIALRRAHPAFRMTSWDDIDRHVISNRPRYGVVVNHMDGAAVGDSWSEIIVIYNSADNYTYNLPAGEWKVAMEKSDPTAGNGRIVSDSVVAEGTAVTVLYRD
- a CDS encoding enoyl-CoA hydratase/isomerase family protein — encoded protein: MTQEAPVIAERQGALGKLTLNLPKALNALNLDMIDRMTAQLDEWEKDDTIACIWIDGAGDKALCAGGDVVALHRESGSYEEPRASRFVEEFFSREYRLDYRIHTYPKPIVVWGSGIVMGGGIGIMSGASHRIVTETTRMAMPEITIGLFPDVGGSWFLNRMPGRTGLFLGLTGAQFNGADALYCGMADRLLPSESKETLSATLAAQPFGSDVEHNRTLVSRVVQSLEMEEPARPPSNVRAHYDAIQNLTDAPTLPEVYRNIVNFQGNDEWLLRAAKTLKAGCPLTAWIVWEQLRRARHMSLADVLRMELALAVNMCSSGQVKEGVRALLIDKDRNPRWQPASLETVSRGDVERLFTSPWSESPLRDL